The bacterium region ATTTGTTATTTATATTTTTACTTTAAGGTACTCATTTTTCGGATGAGGCCTAAAACAATATTGTGAATATATGGCACTATTTTTGCGCTTAATAAGCAAAAAATTTCTCGGTGATCTTGTCTTGGGATTCATTGAAATCCACTTACTGCACAACATTGCATCCCGTTATACCTTATGGGAGGTCAAGACAGGAAAATGCTTCTTATACCTTCGCCTGTAGTGGGAGAGGATGAAAAACTTATCAGTTTCATGAACTTACTTCAGAAAGATATATAATGAAAAAAATACTATTATATTTCATCTTGAGTGCTGCTGTGATATTTCTTTCGGCTGTATCAAATGCCGATCGATGGAGGATGTATACCAACTGTAACGAAATCAACGGGCTGGCTATCGAGGGTGACTCTGTCTGGTGGGCGACTACCGAGGGTATCGTACGGTGGAACCGACAAGGTGGAACATACGAACAGTATACCGCTCTGGATTACCAGACAACCTTTGAATTAAACGCCGTTGCAATTGATACCGAAGGAATGAAATGGTTCGGCGGCGGTATGAGAGAACATCTTGCTGATAATGATTTTAGAAAAATAGTCAGTTTCGATGGCATCACATGGAGATTACATGATATAAGCAGCGGAATAATAAACTCAATCGCTCTTGACCAGAACGGGATTAAATGGTTCGCCTCAGTTGGTGGTTCAGATGGTGGTGTAGAAAGGCTCGACGGGACGACATGGACGACATTCAGTGAATTCAAATGGAACAGTGGAAACGATGTCGCTGTCGATGGCAAGAATATCAAATGGGTCGCATCGGATAAAGGTTTATGGAGTTATAACGACACAACATGGGTACGATATACAACGGAAAATAGCGGGCTGCCTTCCGATAAAATCCGCTCGCTTGCGTTCGATGAAAAAAACGGAATACTGTGGATGGGGCTTTCCCAGGGTGTCGCATCATTCGATGGTCGGGAATTTACGACCTGTGCGGAGGAAGACGGCCCCGTTTCCGAAGTTGCAAAAGTGATCGCTGTCGACCCGTCCGGTGTACCATGGTTCGGAACATATCACGGTTTATGGTCTTTTGACGGGACAAAATGGACAACCTTTACCACGGACAACAGCGGCTTGCCGGATAATCTGATACGGACCGTTCTTGCTGAAGAAGACGGTTCGCTCTTGATCTCGGTGGGTGACAGTTATCAGCATGGCACTCCGAAGTATGGATTAACCCGTTTTGACGGCGATACATGGAATACGATAAAACTGCCGGGAATCCGGGGGAATGATATCTACGCGCTGGCAGTCGACCGCGATAATGTCAAGTGGATCAGCACATGGAATGATGCGGGATTGTCACGTTTCGACGGTTCGACATGGACAACCTATACCGAGAAAGACGGGATGTTATCGAGTTATTTTTCTGCGATAGCGGTCGACCATGACAACGTGAAATGGTTCGGAAGCTGGAAAGGCGTGTGCAGTTTTGATGGAACATCATGGAAATCATATACCGCAGATGACGGGCCCGGAGAAATCCAGGTGAACGTCATAGCGGTCGACCTCGATAATGTGAAATGGTTCGGAACAAACGACGGCGTTTCTTCTTTTGACGGAACATCATGGAAAACGTATGATGTCACCGAAGGATTCGTGAGCGGAATAATCAGTTCAGCGGCTGTTGACCTCGACAATGTGAAATGGTTCGGTACTCCTCTCGACGGTGTTCTGAGTTTTGACGGAACGACATGGAAACACTATACCGAGGCGGACGGTCTCGTTAACGATTCGGTCAATACGATTGCGGTCGATCATGACAATGTGAAGTGGTTCGGGACAGGTTGGTGGGGAGATAAATCCGGCATTTCCCGTTTTGACGGGACGAGATGGACAACCTATACTGAAGAGGACGGATTATGCTGGAATGTGATAAACGCCATAGCTGTGGATGATTCGAATGTGAAATGGTTTTGCAGCCTGTACTCGACTACTGTTTCTACTTTCGACGGCTCGGTGTGGTCAGGATTCGATCCCGGTGTTGAAGTTGGCGGCTATAATACATTTGTAATCGACCATGACGGTATAAAATGGCTCGGCACGAAGTACAATGGTTTGTTCAGTTTTGACGGCCAGCCCGAAAAACCAACTGCTGTCGATTCACCGGTAATTACACCTTCTACAATTGAAATTACCGGCATCTATCCAAATCCCTTCAACAACCGGACAACCCTTGAATTCACT contains the following coding sequences:
- a CDS encoding T9SS type A sorting domain-containing protein, with the translated sequence MYTNCNEINGLAIEGDSVWWATTEGIVRWNRQGGTYEQYTALDYQTTFELNAVAIDTEGMKWFGGGMREHLADNDFRKIVSFDGITWRLHDISSGIINSIALDQNGIKWFASVGGSDGGVERLDGTTWTTFSEFKWNSGNDVAVDGKNIKWVASDKGLWSYNDTTWVRYTTENSGLPSDKIRSLAFDEKNGILWMGLSQGVASFDGREFTTCAEEDGPVSEVAKVIAVDPSGVPWFGTYHGLWSFDGTKWTTFTTDNSGLPDNLIRTVLAEEDGSLLISVGDSYQHGTPKYGLTRFDGDTWNTIKLPGIRGNDIYALAVDRDNVKWISTWNDAGLSRFDGSTWTTYTEKDGMLSSYFSAIAVDHDNVKWFGSWKGVCSFDGTSWKSYTADDGPGEIQVNVIAVDLDNVKWFGTNDGVSSFDGTSWKTYDVTEGFVSGIISSAAVDLDNVKWFGTPLDGVLSFDGTTWKHYTEADGLVNDSVNTIAVDHDNVKWFGTGWWGDKSGISRFDGTRWTTYTEEDGLCWNVINAIAVDDSNVKWFCSLYSTTVSTFDGSVWSGFDPGVEVGGYNTFVIDHDGIKWLGTKYNGLFSFDGQPEKPTAVDSPVITPSTIEITGIYPNPFNNRTTLEFTLHAGEFVRLDVYNLLGQIVKELAAESMPAGNHRIAWDGKDRSGNDLSSGIYFFRLRAGNHEDTGEALLVR